In one Solanum lycopersicum chromosome 11, SLM_r2.1 genomic region, the following are encoded:
- the LOC101249320 gene encoding putative UDP-rhamnose:rhamnosyltransferase 1, protein METQLVKSIANGDESNTKKLHIVMFPWLAFGHIIPFLELSKFIARKGHKISFISSPRNIDRLPKIPSEFSNSITFVKIPLAKIDGLPKDAEATIDIITSEEMTYLKKAMDGMEKDVTNFLENSCPDWIIQDFAQYWLAPISTRLGISRIFYSIINAWFLSFLGSFENMINTNNCTSPPKLEDFLVPPKWIPFETKATYRLHEARWMVESSQKNVSGVSDMYRNGVTIEGADAIIIRHCHEFEGQWLKLLEDLHHMPVLPTGLMPPIVESSSHEKNESWISIKDWLDEKPKGSVVYVALGSEVTVGQNEINELARGLELSGSPFFWVLRKSSGLGSIDPIVLPDGFEERTKDRGIVWKSWAPQLKILSHESVGGLLTHCGWSSIIEGLIFGHPLIMLPFLVDQGLNARILQDKGVGVEVPRNEEGGTYTSDSVVNSVKLVMVENDGKIIREKAKEMSAIFGNKELHDKYIENLINFLENQLIDS, encoded by the coding sequence ATGGAAACTCAACTTGTCAAATCCATAGCCAATGGAGATGAAAGTAATACTAAAAAGCTTCACATAGTTATGTTTCCATGGCTAGCTTTTGGTCATATTATTCCATTTCTTGAACTTTCCAAATTCATAGCTCGAAAGGGtcataaaatttcttttatttcgaGTCCAAGAAACATTGATCGTCTCCCAAAAATCCCTTCTGAATTCTCTAATTCCATAACTTTTGTAAAAATTCCACTTGCTAAAATAGATGGCTTACCAAAAGATGCTGAGGCCACTATTGATATTATAACAAGTGAAGAAATGACTTATCTTAAGAAAGCCATGGATGGTATGGAAAAAGATGTGACTAATTTCTTAGAGAATAGTTGTCCTGATTGGATTATTCAAGACTTTGCACAATATTGGTTAGCTCCAATTTCAACAAGATTAGGTATATCAAGAATTTTCTATAGTATCATCAATGCTTGGTTCCTTTCCTTCCTTGGTTCCTTTGAGAACATGATCAACACCAACAATTGTACTTCACCACCTAAGTTGGAGGATTTTTTGGTTCCACCAAAATGGATCCCATTTGAGACAAAGGCGACGTATCGCCTCCATGAGGCGCGGTGGATGGTGGAGTCTAGTCAAAAAAATGTATCTGGCGTTTCAGACATGTATCGTAATGGTGTCACGATTGAAGGTGCAGATGCTATTATCATTCGTCATTGTCATGAGTTTGAGGGTCAGTGGTTGAAGTTACTAGAGGATTTGCATCATATGCCCGTCCTTCCAACAGGGTTGATGCCACCTATAGTGGAAAGTAGTAgccatgaaaaaaatgaatcttGGATATCGATTAAAGATTGGTTAGATGAGAAACCAAAAGGTTCAGTGGTTTATGTAGCTCTAGGAAGTGAAGTGACGGTTGGTCAGAATGAAATCAATGAGCTAGCTCGTGGGTTGGAGTTATCAGGGTCACCGTTCTTTTGGGTCTTAAGGAAGTCATCGGGGTTGGGAAGTATCGACCCAATTGTGCTACCCGATGGTTTTGAGGAAAGAACCAAAGATCGAGGCATAGTATGGAAGAGTTGGGCACCTCAGCTGAAGATACTGAGTCATGAATCAGTTGGTGGATTGTTGACTCATTGTGGATGGAGTTCGATTATAGAAGGGCTTATTTTTGGTCATCCGTTGATTATGTTACCATTTTTGGTTGATCAAGGACTAAACGCTAGAATCCTACAGGACAAAGGGGTTGGTGTGGAAGTACCACGAAACGAAGAGGGCGGGACCTATACGAGTGACTCGGTAGTAAACTCAGTGAAGCTAGTAATGGTGGAAAATGATGGAAAGATAATTCGAGAGAAAGCTAAAGAAATGAGTGCCATATTTGGTAACAAAGAGCTTCACGATAAGTATATAGAAAATCTTATTAATTTCTTGGAAAATCAATTGATAGATTCTTGA
- the LOC138339662 gene encoding putative UDP-rhamnose:rhamnosyltransferase 1 — translation MAKGDENNTKKLHIVMFPWLAFGHIIPFLELFKFIARKDHKISFISTLKNIDRLPKIPSEFSNSITFVKIPLAKIDGLPKDAEATIDIITSEEMTYLKKAMDGMEKDVTNFLENNCPDWIIQDFA, via the coding sequence ATGGCTAAAGGAGATGAAAATAACACTAAAAAGCTTCACATAGTTATGTTTCCATGGTTAGCTTTTGGTCATATTATCCCATTTCTTGAACTTTTCAAATTCATAGCTCGAAAGGATCACAAAATTTCGTTTATTTCAACTCTAAAAAATATTGATCGTCTCCCAAAAATCCCTTCTGAATTCTCTAATTCCATAACTTTTGTAAAAATTCCACTTGCTAAAATAGATGGCTTACCAAAAGATGCTGAGGCCACTATTGATATTATAACAAGTGAAGAAATGACTTATCTTAAGAAAGCCATGGATGGTATGGAAAAAGATGTGACTAATTTCTTGGAGAATAATTGTCCTGATTGGATTATTCAAGATTTTGCATAA
- the LOC101249599 gene encoding LOW QUALITY PROTEIN: putative UDP-rhamnose:rhamnosyltransferase 1 (The sequence of the model RefSeq protein was modified relative to this genomic sequence to represent the inferred CDS: deleted 1 base in 1 codon): MANGDENTTKKLHIVMFPWLAFGHIIPFLELSKFLALKGHKISFISTPRNIDRLPKIPSEFSNSITFVKIPLPKIDGLPKDAEATMDITSEEMTYLKKAMDGMENEVTNFLENNCPDWIIQDFAQYWLAPISTRLVGGFFGSTKMDPFETKATYRLHEARWMVESSQKNVSGVSDMYRNGVTIEGADAIIIRHCHEFEGQWLKLLEDLHHMPVLPTGLMPPIVESSSHEKNESWISIKEWLDEKPKGSVVYVALGSEVTVGQNEINELARGLELSGSPFFWVLRKSSGLGSIDPIVLPDGFEERTKDRGIVWKSWAPQLKILSHESVGGFLTHCGWSSIIEGLMFGHSLIMLPFLVDQGLNARIIEDKGVGIEVPRNEEDGSYTSNSVANSVKLVMVKNDGKLIREKAKELSSIFSNKELHDKYIENLINFLEDYKKSQ, encoded by the exons ATGGCCAATGGAGATGAAAATACTACTAAAAAGCTCCACATAGTTATGTTTCCATGGCTAGCTTTTGGTCATATCATCCCATTTCTTGAACTTTCAAAATTCCTAGCTCTAAAGGGCCACAAAATTTCGTTTATCTCAACTCCAAGAAACATTGACCGTCTCCCGAAAATTCCCTCTGAATTTTCTAATTCCATAACTTTTGTAAAAATTCCACTTCCTAAAATTGATGGCTTACCAAAAGATGCTGAGGCCACTATGGATATAACAAGTGAAGAAATGACTTATCTAAAAAAAGCAATGGATGGTATGGAAAATGAAGTGACAAATTTCTTGGAGAATAATTGTCCTGATTGGATTATTCAAGATTTTGCACAATATTGGTTGGCTCCAATTTCAACAAGATTAG TTGGAGGATTTTTTGGTTCCACCAAAATGGAT CCATTTGAGACAAAGGCGACGTATCGCCTCCATGAGGCGCGGTGGATGGTGGAGTCTAGTCAAAAGAATGTATCTGGAGTTTCAGACATGTATCGTAATGGTGTCACGATTGAAGGTGCAGATGCTATTATCATTCGTCATTGTCATGAGTTTGAGGGTCAGTGGTTGAAGTTACTAGAGGATTTGCATCATATGCCCGTCCTTCCAACAGGGTTGATGCCACCTATAGTGGAAAGTAGTAgccatgaaaaaaatgaatcttGGATATCGATTAAAGAATGGTTAGATGAGAAACCAAAAGGTTCAGTGGTTTATGTAGCTCTAGGAAGTGAAGTGACGGTTGGTCAGAATGAAATCAATGAGCTAGCTCGTGGGTTGGAGTTATCAGGGTCACCGTTCTTTTGGGTCTTAAGGAAGTCATCGGGGTTGGGAAGTATCGACCCAATTGTGCTACCCGATGGTTTTGAGGAAAGAACCAAAGATCGAGGCATAGTATGGAAGAGTTGGGCGCCTCAGCTGAAGATACTGAGTCATGAATCAGTTGGTGGATTCTTGACTCATTGTGGATGGAGTTCGATTATAGAAGGGTTAATGTTTGGTCATTCGTTGATTATGTTACCATTTCTGGTTGATCAAGGATTGAACGCTAGAATTATTGAAGATAAAGGGGTCGGTATCGAAGTACCAAGAAACGAAGAAGACGGGTCCTATACGAGCAACTCGGTAGCTAACTCAGTGAAGCTAGTAATGGTGAAAAATGATGGAAAGTTAATTCGAGAGAAAGCAAAGGAATTGAGTTCGATATTTAGTAACAAAGAGCTTCATGATAAGtatattgaaaatttaattaatttcttggAAGATTATAAAAAAAGTCAATAA